The following are from one region of the Rhodoligotrophos defluvii genome:
- the secD gene encoding protein translocase subunit SecD, whose amino-acid sequence MYFARWKVVATLAVVLMGILLALPNVLPERIRAELPSWLPAKTVHLGLDLQGGSQVLLEVDRNDLVNHLTGQMVGDIRQVLRDERIGYTGLGRSGTQVTVRIRNPQDVDRALERIRQLAQPIQTGLFMDGQSVASAEVTRDGDRIILSFTEAGLEARISRAVQQSIEIVRRRVDALGTTEPSITRQGLDRIEVQVPGLQDPARLKDLLATTAQLQFRLLCDEQPETAQPASAPPGCDLLYSRDEPRIPYFVQTSSRATVEGEDLTDAQPGFDQRNGEPIVSFRFNQRGAQRFGELTQRNVGKPFAIVLDNEVISAPVINEPILGGTGQISGRFTVEDANDLAIVLRSGALPAKLQIVQESSVGPSLGADSIRAGTIASVVAVLAVFAFMVVGYGLFGVFANIALIVNLILLFAALSVLQATLTLPGIAGIVLTIGMAVDANVLIYERIREEQRNGRSVIASLQAGFDRALATIIDSNVTGLIAAIVLFGMGSGPVRGFAVTMTLGIAISMFTAFTLTRMMVAWWFHSARPRTIPL is encoded by the coding sequence ATGTATTTCGCCAGATGGAAGGTCGTTGCCACCCTTGCCGTGGTGCTGATGGGCATCCTGCTGGCGCTTCCGAACGTCCTGCCCGAGCGGATCCGCGCCGAGCTGCCGTCCTGGCTGCCGGCCAAGACGGTCCATCTCGGCCTCGACCTTCAGGGTGGCTCGCAGGTGCTGCTGGAGGTCGACCGCAATGACCTCGTCAACCACCTCACCGGCCAGATGGTCGGCGACATCAGGCAGGTCCTGCGCGATGAACGGATCGGGTATACGGGCCTCGGCCGGTCCGGCACCCAGGTGACCGTCCGCATCCGCAATCCGCAGGACGTGGACCGGGCCCTCGAGCGAATCCGCCAGCTTGCCCAGCCCATCCAGACCGGCCTGTTCATGGACGGCCAGAGTGTCGCCTCGGCGGAGGTGACGCGCGATGGTGACCGGATCATCCTCAGCTTCACCGAAGCGGGCCTGGAGGCGCGCATATCGCGCGCGGTGCAGCAGTCCATCGAAATCGTGCGCCGGCGGGTGGACGCGCTCGGGACGACGGAGCCGTCCATCACCCGCCAGGGTTTGGACCGGATCGAGGTGCAGGTGCCTGGACTGCAGGATCCGGCACGGCTCAAGGATCTGTTGGCGACCACCGCCCAGCTGCAGTTCCGGCTATTGTGCGACGAGCAGCCGGAAACGGCCCAGCCGGCCAGCGCTCCGCCCGGCTGCGATCTGCTCTATTCGCGCGACGAGCCGCGGATTCCCTATTTCGTCCAGACGTCGAGCCGCGCGACCGTGGAGGGCGAAGATCTCACCGACGCCCAGCCGGGTTTTGATCAGCGCAATGGCGAGCCGATCGTCTCCTTCCGCTTCAACCAGCGCGGCGCCCAGCGGTTCGGCGAGCTGACCCAGCGCAATGTGGGCAAGCCCTTTGCCATCGTGCTCGACAATGAGGTGATCAGCGCGCCGGTCATCAATGAGCCGATCCTCGGCGGCACTGGGCAGATCAGCGGCCGGTTCACCGTGGAGGATGCCAATGACCTCGCCATCGTGCTGCGCTCAGGCGCATTGCCGGCCAAGCTGCAAATCGTCCAGGAGAGCAGCGTGGGGCCGAGCCTCGGGGCCGACTCGATCCGCGCCGGCACGATCGCGTCGGTGGTTGCCGTGCTGGCGGTGTTTGCCTTCATGGTCGTGGGCTACGGCCTGTTCGGCGTGTTCGCCAACATCGCGCTGATCGTGAACCTCATCCTGCTCTTTGCGGCTCTGTCGGTGCTGCAGGCGACGCTGACGCTGCCGGGCATTGCGGGCATCGTGCTGACCATCGGCATGGCGGTGGACGCCAACGTGCTGATCTACGAGCGCATCCGGGAGGAGCAGCGCAACGGCCGCTCGGTGATCGCTTCACTGCAGGCCGGTTTCGATCGAGCACTGGCCACCATCATCGATTCCAATGTCACCGGCCTCATTGCCGCTATCGTGCTGTTCGGCATGGGGTCAGGCCCGGTGCGCGGCTTCGCTGTCACCATGACGCTCGGCATCGCGATCTCCATGTTCACCGCGTTCACGCTGACACGGATGATGGTGGCTTGGTGGTTCCACAGCGCACGCCCGCGGACGATTCCGCTTTAG
- the secF gene encoding protein translocase subunit SecF — protein MRPIRFIRDDTDYRFMRFARFGYALSGLCMIASVLLFLTVGLNYGIDFEGGTVIEIQTPQPADLAQLRSTVGGLGLGEVEVQGLGQPDQVMIRVGKQEGEQAQQDTLAKVRNALGPDVTYLRTEVVGPKVSGELAQMGTIAVLISMIGILIYIWFRFEWQFALGAILSLVHDVVLTIGLFCLLGIQFNLTIIAAVLTIVGYSLNDTVVVFDRIREYLRKYKSMKLIDLIDLSLNSTLSRTILTSVTAFLAMLSLYVFGGEVLRGFTFAMLWGVIIGTYSSIFVAAPILLLVGVKRDWSAVAEKGSVNVRTGATAAAAGKRGTAAGTSGTSAQRS, from the coding sequence ATGCGGCCGATCCGCTTCATCCGCGACGACACCGATTACCGCTTCATGCGATTTGCCCGCTTTGGCTACGCGCTGTCCGGCCTGTGCATGATCGCGTCGGTCCTCCTGTTCCTGACCGTGGGCCTCAACTACGGCATCGACTTCGAAGGCGGCACGGTCATCGAGATCCAAACGCCACAGCCGGCTGATCTTGCGCAGCTGCGCAGCACTGTGGGCGGGCTTGGCCTTGGAGAAGTGGAAGTGCAAGGCCTCGGCCAGCCCGACCAGGTGATGATCCGCGTCGGCAAGCAGGAGGGCGAGCAGGCCCAGCAGGATACGCTGGCCAAGGTCCGTAACGCGCTGGGACCGGACGTCACCTATCTCCGCACCGAGGTGGTTGGGCCGAAAGTGTCGGGGGAACTCGCGCAGATGGGCACGATCGCGGTGCTGATCTCGATGATCGGCATTCTGATCTACATCTGGTTCCGCTTCGAATGGCAGTTCGCCTTGGGGGCAATCCTGTCGCTCGTGCACGACGTGGTGCTGACCATCGGCCTGTTCTGCCTGCTCGGCATTCAGTTCAACCTGACGATCATCGCCGCCGTGCTGACGATCGTCGGCTATTCGCTGAACGACACGGTGGTGGTGTTCGACCGCATCCGGGAATATCTCCGGAAATACAAGTCAATGAAGCTGATCGATCTCATCGACCTATCGTTGAACAGTACCCTTTCCCGCACCATCTTGACGTCGGTAACCGCGTTCCTGGCGATGCTGTCGCTCTATGTCTTCGGCGGAGAGGTGCTGCGTGGCTTCACCTTCGCCATGCTGTGGGGCGTCATCATCGGAACGTATTCCTCGATCTTCGTGGCCGCGCCCATCCTGCTTCTGGTTGGCGTCAAGCGCGACTGGAGCGCCGTTGCGGAAAAGGGCTCGGTGAATGTGAGGACCGGCGCAACCGCCGCCGCGGCCGGCAAACGCGGCACCGCCGCCGGTACCAGCGGCACGAGCGCCCAGCGGTCCTGA
- a CDS encoding LysE family translocator, producing MSLEAYAALVVATIVVIIIPGPTVTVILANSLRYGSRAGLLNVLGTQIGLALMLAVLVVGLASVIEVVGHWFEWIRLVGAAYLVWIGFKTIRAAGRETSGELPPTPRGGFVFQGLVVILSNPKALLFFGAFFPQFIDPSGDYVWQLLLAGATFMVLATVSDGMYALLAGRLREMLSRQRIALVNRLSGLCMVCGGVWLALARRS from the coding sequence ATGTCGCTTGAAGCCTATGCCGCCCTCGTGGTGGCCACGATCGTCGTGATCATCATTCCGGGGCCGACGGTCACCGTCATTCTCGCCAATTCGCTGCGCTATGGCAGCCGCGCCGGGCTGCTCAACGTGCTCGGGACCCAGATCGGGCTCGCCCTCATGCTGGCGGTGCTGGTGGTGGGGCTTGCCTCGGTCATCGAGGTGGTGGGCCATTGGTTCGAGTGGATCAGGCTGGTCGGCGCGGCCTATCTCGTGTGGATCGGCTTCAAGACGATCCGCGCGGCCGGCCGGGAAACGAGCGGCGAATTGCCGCCGACCCCGCGCGGCGGCTTTGTCTTCCAGGGGCTGGTGGTGATCCTCAGCAACCCGAAAGCCTTGCTGTTCTTCGGCGCCTTCTTTCCCCAGTTCATCGATCCCAGCGGCGACTATGTCTGGCAGCTGCTGCTGGCCGGGGCCACTTTCATGGTGCTCGCCACCGTTTCAGACGGTATGTATGCGCTGCTCGCCGGCCGGCTGCGGGAAATGCTGTCGCGCCAGCGCATCGCTCTGGTCAACCGGCTCTCGGGCCTGTGCATGGTGTGCGGCGGCGTGTGGCTCGCCCTGGCGCGGCGAAGCTGA
- the coaD gene encoding pantetheine-phosphate adenylyltransferase has protein sequence MLVGFYPGSFDPITNGHVDIITRAARIFDRLILAVGVHHGKTPLLSADVRVELMEEVCVPIGADLNCEIKVITFDNLAVEAASANGATVMVRGLRDSSDFDYEVQMAQMNAGMNRDVETIFFAASASTRMIASSLVKQIARMGGDISPFVPDIARRRIDAAMKR, from the coding sequence ATGCTCGTCGGGTTCTATCCGGGAAGCTTCGATCCCATCACCAATGGCCATGTGGACATCATCACCCGCGCGGCACGCATTTTCGACAGGCTGATCCTGGCGGTGGGCGTCCATCACGGCAAGACGCCGCTGCTCTCGGCCGATGTCAGGGTCGAGCTGATGGAGGAGGTATGCGTGCCGATCGGCGCCGATCTCAATTGCGAGATCAAGGTCATCACCTTCGACAACCTGGCGGTGGAGGCGGCCAGTGCCAACGGCGCCACCGTGATGGTGCGGGGCTTGCGTGATTCCAGCGACTTTGACTACGAGGTTCAGATGGCACAGATGAATGCCGGCATGAACCGCGACGTGGAGACCATTTTCTTTGCCGCCAGCGCCAGCACGCGCATGATCGCCTCCTCGTTAGTCAAGCAGATTGCGCGCATGGGGGGCGACATCTCGCCCTTCGTGCCCGATATCGCCCGGCGCCGCATAGATGCCGCGATGAAGCGGTAG
- the yajC gene encoding preprotein translocase subunit YajC: protein MFITPAFAQSTGAPASDFLVSMLPLIAIFVIFYFLLIRPQQRRAKQHQEMIANIRRGDTVVTSGGLVGKVSKVIDEREIQVELAENVRVRVVKSMVAEVRAKGEPVKDEATAS, encoded by the coding sequence ATGTTCATCACACCGGCCTTTGCGCAGAGCACCGGAGCGCCCGCAAGCGACTTCCTGGTGTCGATGCTGCCGCTCATCGCGATCTTCGTGATCTTCTATTTCCTGCTGATCCGGCCGCAGCAGCGTCGGGCGAAGCAGCACCAGGAGATGATCGCCAATATCCGCCGCGGCGACACGGTCGTGACCTCCGGCGGATTGGTCGGCAAAGTGTCGAAGGTGATCGACGAGCGGGAAATCCAGGTCGAGCTCGCGGAGAACGTGCGCGTCCGGGTGGTGAAGAGCATGGTGGCCGAGGTCCGCGCCAAGGGCGAGCCGGTGAAGGACGAGGCCACCGCGAGCTGA
- a CDS encoding phytoene/squalene synthase family protein — MSAPAADGAGYCFDLVREADKDRFLAALFAPDDKRRLLLALYAFNVEVSRIREVVREPMLGEIRLQWWADAVSRAYGGQGPEHPVMAELMPAIGERIIPEMALANLVEARRFDLYDDPMPSLNDLEGYLGETSSALIQMAALILAGRQAQVCAEAAGLAGVAYGMSGLLRLLPMHRARGQCFLPEDVLARHGLKPAHVLSGRWDEPMRAALSDMVSLGRQRLEEARALSGTIPAAALPAFLPASLTGLALDAVTRRGRNPLKQVTELSQLRRQWSLWRAARRGRF, encoded by the coding sequence ATGAGCGCGCCAGCCGCTGATGGCGCGGGCTATTGCTTCGACCTCGTGCGCGAGGCCGACAAGGACCGGTTCTTGGCCGCGCTGTTCGCGCCGGACGACAAGCGGCGGCTGCTTCTTGCCCTCTACGCCTTCAATGTCGAGGTTTCGCGCATTCGCGAGGTGGTGCGCGAGCCGATGCTCGGCGAGATCCGCCTGCAATGGTGGGCGGATGCGGTCAGCCGCGCCTATGGCGGCCAGGGGCCGGAGCATCCTGTGATGGCCGAACTGATGCCGGCGATCGGCGAGCGCATCATTCCTGAAATGGCCCTGGCCAATCTCGTCGAGGCCCGCCGGTTCGATCTTTATGACGATCCGATGCCGAGCCTGAACGATCTCGAAGGCTATCTCGGCGAGACCTCATCGGCGCTCATCCAGATGGCAGCGCTGATCCTCGCTGGTCGGCAGGCCCAGGTTTGCGCCGAGGCCGCCGGGCTTGCGGGTGTTGCCTATGGAATGTCGGGCCTGTTGCGGTTGCTGCCGATGCACCGGGCGCGTGGGCAATGCTTCCTGCCCGAGGACGTGCTTGCGCGCCACGGGCTAAAGCCGGCCCACGTGCTGTCCGGACGATGGGACGAGCCGATGCGGGCGGCGCTGTCCGATATGGTGAGCCTCGGCCGCCAGCGCCTCGAGGAGGCGAGGGCGTTGTCTGGAACCATCCCCGCAGCGGCGCTCCCAGCCTTCTTACCGGCCTCTCTCACCGGGCTAGCGCTGGACGCGGTGACGCGCCGCGGTCGCAATCCGCTGAAGCAGGTGACGGAACTCTCGCAGCTGCGCCGTCAATGGAGCTTGTGGCGGGCTGCCCGGCGCGGGCGTTTTTGA
- the lipB gene encoding lipoyl(octanoyl) transferase LipB, producing the protein MLDPVRSQSARKSLYRAAPAVTWTVADHLVEYEHAVQQMEARAAAIAAGEAPEQVWLVQHPPLYTAGTSAVASDLLTPDRFPVYRTGRGGQFTYHGPGQRVAYVMLDLTRRGQDLRLFVHGLETWLIDTLSHFGIAGETRNERVGVWVRRPERSPTAEDKIAAIGIRVRRWVSFHGIALNVAPDLDHFSGIVPCGVRGHGVTSLTDLGCTASMAAVDEALRLNFERQFGPTRTE; encoded by the coding sequence ATGCTCGACCCCGTGAGATCCCAATCCGCGCGAAAAAGCCTGTACCGGGCGGCTCCGGCCGTGACCTGGACGGTGGCGGACCATCTTGTTGAATATGAGCATGCGGTTCAGCAAATGGAAGCCCGCGCCGCGGCCATCGCCGCAGGCGAGGCGCCCGAGCAGGTCTGGCTGGTGCAGCACCCTCCCCTTTATACAGCCGGCACCAGCGCGGTTGCGAGCGATCTGCTGACGCCCGATCGCTTCCCCGTCTATCGCACCGGCCGCGGTGGCCAATTCACCTATCACGGCCCCGGCCAGCGGGTGGCCTATGTCATGCTCGACCTCACCCGCCGTGGGCAGGATCTGCGCCTGTTCGTGCATGGCCTCGAAACATGGCTCATCGACACCTTGAGCCATTTCGGCATCGCTGGCGAAACCCGCAACGAGCGCGTGGGCGTATGGGTCCGCCGGCCGGAGCGCTCTCCCACGGCGGAGGACAAGATCGCCGCGATCGGCATTCGCGTCCGGCGCTGGGTCTCGTTCCACGGCATTGCACTCAATGTCGCGCCGGACCTCGACCATTTCTCCGGAATCGTGCCTTGCGGCGTGCGCGGGCACGGCGTGACCAGCCTCACCGATCTCGGCTGCACCGCCTCGATGGCCGCGGTGGACGAGGCCTTGCGCCTAAATTTCGAGCGGCAGTTCGGACCAACCAGGACGGAATGA
- the queA gene encoding tRNA preQ1(34) S-adenosylmethionine ribosyltransferase-isomerase QueA, with amino-acid sequence MRVDEFDFDLPEERIALRPAVPRDAARLLVVRPDAGVELVDAQVSALGEHLAPGDVLVFNDTRVIPARLTGRRLGRGGYEPVVEATLIERRDEASWIALAKPGRKLQPGDRLRFGADPTVCEAETLDATVEAKGDNGEVTLAFDVAGPFLDERLKLFGVMPLPPYIAARRPVDERDHLDYQTVFARREGAVAAPTAGLHFTDTLFAKLDERGIGRAFVTLEVGAGTFLPVKAEDTAEHRMHSERGEIDAATAERLNGARAAGHRIVAVGTTSLRLLESAADVDGTIRPFSGATDLFVTPGYRFRVVDVLMTNFHLPRSTLFMLVSAFCGLDRMKRAYAHAVAAGYRFYSYGDACLLFPDRSLWVRPVL; translated from the coding sequence ATGCGCGTCGACGAATTCGACTTCGATCTGCCGGAAGAGCGCATCGCGCTTCGGCCGGCAGTGCCGCGCGATGCGGCCCGCCTGCTGGTGGTGCGGCCGGACGCGGGAGTCGAGCTTGTCGATGCGCAGGTGAGCGCGCTCGGCGAGCACCTCGCGCCGGGGGACGTCCTGGTGTTCAACGACACCCGTGTCATTCCGGCGCGGTTGACCGGGCGGCGGCTTGGTCGCGGCGGTTACGAGCCCGTTGTCGAGGCCACCCTCATCGAGCGGCGGGATGAGGCAAGCTGGATCGCGCTGGCCAAGCCCGGACGCAAGCTGCAGCCCGGCGACCGCCTGCGCTTCGGGGCGGATCCGACGGTGTGCGAGGCGGAAACGCTCGATGCGACCGTCGAAGCGAAAGGCGACAACGGCGAGGTGACGCTCGCCTTCGACGTGGCCGGCCCGTTCCTGGACGAGCGGCTCAAGCTGTTCGGGGTGATGCCGCTGCCGCCCTATATCGCCGCGCGGCGGCCGGTGGACGAGCGCGATCACCTCGATTATCAGACGGTCTTCGCGCGGAGGGAAGGGGCGGTGGCCGCGCCGACGGCGGGGCTGCACTTTACTGATACGCTGTTTGCCAAGCTCGATGAGCGTGGCATTGGCCGCGCCTTCGTGACGCTGGAGGTAGGGGCAGGGACGTTCCTGCCGGTGAAGGCCGAGGATACCGCCGAACACCGCATGCACAGCGAACGCGGCGAGATCGATGCTGCGACGGCCGAGCGGTTGAACGGCGCGCGTGCCGCCGGCCACCGGATCGTGGCGGTCGGCACCACCTCGCTGCGCCTGCTGGAGAGCGCGGCCGATGTGGACGGCACCATCCGGCCGTTTTCCGGTGCGACGGACCTGTTCGTCACGCCGGGCTATCGCTTCAGGGTGGTCGACGTCCTGATGACCAATTTCCACCTGCCGCGCTCGACCCTGTTCATGCTGGTGTCGGCTTTCTGCGGCCTTGACCGCATGAAGCGTGCCTATGCCCATGCCGTAGCCGCCGGCTATCGCTTCTATTCCTATGGCGATGCCTGCCTGTTGTTTCCCGATCGCAGCCTGTGGGTCAGACCGGTCCTATGA
- a CDS encoding peptidylprolyl isomerase codes for MVPGVAHSAQPLDPENTIYLDLKDGRVVIRLRPDLAPQHVARIKKLARDGFYDGVKFHRVIDGFMAQTGDPTGTGTGGSSEPDLKAEFSKEPFRRGTVGMARTQDPNSANSQFFICFDDASFLNGQYTVFGQVVEGMEFVDKIKKGAGSSGMVSNPDVIVKMQVAADVKQ; via the coding sequence ATGGTGCCCGGCGTTGCCCATTCCGCCCAGCCGCTCGACCCCGAAAACACCATCTATCTCGATCTCAAGGACGGCCGGGTGGTGATCCGCCTGCGGCCGGACCTGGCCCCGCAACACGTGGCGCGCATCAAGAAGCTTGCCCGCGACGGCTTCTATGACGGGGTGAAGTTCCACCGGGTGATCGACGGCTTCATGGCACAGACCGGCGATCCCACCGGCACCGGCACCGGCGGCTCCAGTGAGCCGGACCTCAAGGCTGAGTTCAGCAAGGAGCCGTTCCGCCGCGGCACCGTCGGCATGGCGCGCACCCAGGATCCGAACAGCGCCAACAGCCAGTTCTTCATCTGCTTCGATGATGCGAGCTTCCTCAACGGCCAGTACACGGTGTTCGGCCAGGTGGTCGAGGGCATGGAATTCGTGGACAAGATCAAGAAGGGCGCGGGCAGCAGCGGCATGGTCAGCAACCCCGACGTGATCGTCAAGATGCAGGTTGCTGCCGACGTGAAGCAGTAA
- a CDS encoding Mth938-like domain-containing protein: MTERPDDQAHYPGRAPIDAYGNGGFRFAEMSHRGSILLLPSGIYGWPISSIEQLEPASFARVFAEAATIEFLLLGCGMEMRRPGPSVREAFQRHQIGLELMTTGAAARTYNVLLAEDRAVAAALIAVDDPSARR; encoded by the coding sequence ATGACGGAACGACCCGACGATCAGGCTCATTATCCCGGCCGGGCACCGATCGATGCCTATGGCAACGGCGGCTTCCGCTTTGCCGAGATGTCCCACCGCGGATCGATCCTGCTCCTGCCCAGCGGCATCTATGGCTGGCCGATCAGCTCCATCGAGCAGCTCGAGCCTGCAAGCTTCGCCCGTGTGTTCGCGGAGGCCGCGACCATCGAGTTCCTGCTGCTGGGCTGCGGCATGGAGATGCGGCGGCCGGGGCCTTCGGTGCGCGAGGCCTTCCAGCGCCATCAGATCGGGCTCGAACTGATGACGACCGGGGCTGCGGCGCGCACATATAACGTGCTGCTGGCCGAGGATCGCGCCGTGGCGGCGGCGCTGATCGCGGTTGATGATCCCAGTGCGCGCCGATGA
- the gyrA gene encoding DNA gyrase subunit A, which yields MAESDRGPTGSDPTPFDVNPVSIVEEMKRSYLDYAMSVIVSRALPDVRDGLKPVHRRVLFSMHENGYDWNKPYRKAARVVGDVIGKYHPHGDQSIYDALVRLAQDFSMRLPLLDGQGNFGSLDGDPPAAMRYTEVRLAKPAHHLLDDLDKDTVDFQPNYDNSEHEPVVLPAKFPNLLVNGAGGIAVGMATNIPPHNLGEVVDACIAVMTNPGISIEEITEIMPGPDFPTGALILGRAGIRSAYATGRGSIIMRARVEVETVRKEREALIVTEIPYQVNKATMVEKIAELVREKRIEGIADIRDESSRQGLRVVIELRREAVADVVLNQLYRFSPLQTSFGCNMVALSGGRPELLTLKDMLQAFVTFREDVVTRRTKFLLNKARDRAHILVGLAIAVANIDEVIRVIRESPDPAAARAELMGRDWPAKDMEPLVRLIADPRHVVSEAGTLRLSDEQARAILDLRLQRLTALGRDEIGDELKELGEKIADYLDILRSRARVQQIVRDELEAAKAEFATPRRTEITEEGFEVEDEDLIAREDMVITVSHAGYIKRVPLSTYRAQRRGGKGRFGVSMKDEDFVSQLFVANTHTPVLFFSSTGMVYRMKVWRLPIGTPQSRGKALVNLLPLKPGERISTILFMPDDEAQNERLNLVFATRFGTVRRNALADFVNINRAGKIAMKLEEEGDAIVGVVIATPDDDILLTTANGRCIRFPVDDVRVFAGRTSTGVRGIKLGSDSELGPDTVIGMSVLRHSDATPPEARAYLRLRRAMRGEDSELAGELAAEPNGDAENGEEEAAGDEVSLSPERYAALSALEQTVLTVSENGYGKRTSSYEYRVTGRGGKGIIAMAVNKRNGHLVASFPVEDNDQIMLVTGAGKLIRCPVHDIRVAGRATQGVTIFSMAENERVVSVAHLAEEEGQPEVDEGPDEAESTE from the coding sequence TTGGCTGAAAGCGATCGTGGACCGACCGGGTCTGATCCGACCCCCTTCGACGTAAATCCGGTTTCTATCGTCGAGGAAATGAAGCGCTCCTATCTCGATTACGCGATGAGCGTGATCGTGAGCCGGGCGCTGCCGGACGTTCGCGACGGGCTGAAGCCTGTCCATCGCCGCGTTCTGTTCTCGATGCACGAGAATGGCTACGACTGGAACAAGCCTTACCGCAAGGCGGCCCGCGTGGTGGGCGATGTCATCGGTAAGTACCACCCGCATGGCGACCAGTCGATCTATGACGCGCTCGTCCGCTTGGCGCAGGACTTTTCCATGCGCCTGCCGCTGCTCGACGGGCAGGGCAATTTCGGCTCGCTCGACGGCGATCCGCCGGCGGCCATGCGCTACACCGAGGTGAGGCTGGCCAAGCCGGCCCATCACCTGCTGGACGACCTGGACAAGGACACGGTCGACTTCCAGCCCAACTATGACAATTCCGAGCACGAGCCGGTGGTGCTGCCGGCCAAGTTTCCGAACCTGCTGGTGAACGGGGCCGGCGGCATCGCCGTCGGCATGGCCACCAACATCCCACCGCACAATCTCGGGGAGGTGGTGGATGCCTGCATCGCGGTGATGACCAATCCGGGAATCAGCATCGAGGAAATCACCGAGATCATGCCCGGCCCGGATTTCCCGACCGGGGCGCTCATCCTCGGCCGTGCCGGGATCCGCTCGGCCTATGCTACGGGGCGCGGCTCGATCATCATGCGCGCCCGTGTCGAAGTCGAGACGGTGCGCAAGGAACGCGAGGCGCTCATCGTCACCGAGATCCCCTACCAGGTGAACAAGGCGACGATGGTCGAGAAGATCGCCGAGCTGGTGCGCGAGAAGCGAATCGAGGGGATCGCCGACATCAGGGACGAGTCCTCGCGCCAGGGCCTGCGCGTGGTGATCGAGCTGCGCCGCGAGGCGGTGGCGGACGTTGTGCTGAACCAGCTTTATCGTTTTTCGCCGCTGCAGACGAGCTTCGGCTGCAACATGGTGGCGCTATCCGGCGGCCGACCCGAGCTCCTGACCCTCAAGGACATGCTGCAGGCGTTCGTGACCTTCCGCGAGGACGTGGTCACGCGGCGCACCAAGTTCCTGCTGAACAAGGCGCGCGACCGGGCCCATATCCTGGTGGGCCTGGCCATTGCCGTCGCCAATATCGACGAGGTCATCCGTGTGATCCGCGAAAGCCCCGATCCGGCGGCTGCCAGGGCGGAGCTGATGGGGCGGGACTGGCCGGCGAAGGACATGGAGCCGCTGGTCAGGCTGATTGCCGATCCGCGCCACGTGGTGAGCGAGGCCGGCACGCTGCGGCTTTCGGACGAGCAGGCCCGGGCCATTCTCGACCTGCGCCTGCAGCGCCTGACCGCCCTCGGCCGCGACGAGATCGGCGACGAGCTGAAGGAGCTGGGCGAGAAGATCGCCGATTATCTCGATATCCTGCGATCGCGCGCCCGGGTGCAGCAGATCGTGCGCGACGAGCTGGAGGCCGCCAAAGCCGAGTTCGCGACGCCGCGGCGCACCGAGATCACCGAGGAAGGCTTCGAGGTCGAGGACGAGGACCTGATCGCGCGGGAGGACATGGTGATCACCGTGTCGCATGCCGGCTACATCAAGCGCGTGCCGCTCTCGACCTACCGGGCGCAGCGGCGCGGCGGCAAGGGCCGCTTCGGCGTTTCCATGAAGGACGAGGATTTCGTGTCCCAGCTCTTCGTGGCCAACACCCATACGCCGGTCCTGTTCTTCTCCTCCACCGGCATGGTCTACCGCATGAAGGTGTGGCGCCTGCCGATCGGCACGCCGCAATCGCGCGGCAAGGCGTTGGTGAACCTCTTGCCGCTCAAGCCGGGCGAGCGCATCTCGACCATTCTGTTCATGCCCGACGACGAGGCGCAGAACGAACGGCTGAACCTGGTCTTCGCCACCCGGTTCGGCACCGTCCGCCGCAACGCCTTGGCCGATTTCGTGAACATCAACCGGGCCGGCAAGATCGCCATGAAGCTGGAAGAGGAGGGGGATGCCATCGTCGGCGTGGTGATCGCGACGCCCGATGACGACATCCTGCTGACCACCGCGAATGGCCGCTGCATCCGCTTCCCGGTGGACGATGTGCGTGTCTTCGCCGGCCGCACCTCGACAGGGGTGCGCGGCATCAAGCTCGGCAGCGACAGCGAGCTCGGGCCCGATACGGTGATCGGCATGTCGGTGCTGCGGCACAGCGATGCGACCCCACCGGAAGCCCGCGCCTATCTTCGGCTGCGCCGGGCCATGCGCGGCGAGGATAGCGAGCTCGCCGGCGAGCTTGCGGCCGAGCCGAACGGTGACGCCGAGAATGGCGAGGAGGAGGCGGCGGGCGACGAGGTCTCCCTCAGTCCCGAGCGCTATGCCGCGCTGTCCGCCCTCGAGCAGACGGTGCTCACTGTCTCGGAGAACGGCTACGGCAAGCGCACGTCCTCATACGAGTACCGGGTCACCGGCCGCGGCGGCAAGGGCATCATCGCCATGGCGGTGAACAAGCGCAACGGGCACCTGGTGGCGTCGTTCCCGGTGGAGGACAATGACCAGATCATGCTGGTGACCGGGGCCGGCAAGCTCATCCGCTGCCCCGTGCACGACATCCGCGTGGCGGGCCGCGCCACGCAAGGGGTGACCATCTTCAGCATGGCCGAGAACGAGCGGGTGGTGTCGGTGGCGCATCTGGCCGAGGAAGAGGGCCAGCCAGAGGTCGACGAGGGCCCGGACGAGGCCGAATCCACGGAATAG